One genomic segment of Vagococcus intermedius includes these proteins:
- a CDS encoding helix-turn-helix domain-containing protein, whose amino-acid sequence MSDLNQPLIERIKQLRKRYGISQEKLSLLASLDARYVNKLENGKFNLSVPTLDRIIKAFDMSYNEFFEFDVKENRELDRVKKLNPKERENLLIQCLKISDLLNDQ is encoded by the coding sequence ATGAGTGATTTAAACCAACCATTAATCGAAAGAATTAAGCAGTTAAGAAAACGATATGGAATTAGTCAAGAAAAGTTATCTTTGCTAGCGTCTTTAGATGCTAGGTATGTAAATAAACTAGAAAATGGTAAGTTTAATCTTTCGGTACCAACTTTGGATAGGATTATTAAAGCGTTTGATATGTCATATAATGAATTTTTTGAATTTGATGTTAAAGAAAATAGAGAATTAGATAGGGTGAAAAAACTAAATCCTAAAGAAAGAGAGAATCTACTAATTCAGTGTTTGAAAATAAGTGATTTACTAAATGATCAATAA
- a CDS encoding Rep family protein has protein sequence MTKNPIDDLKSRTIMYENQIEHLEKLGLPTTRDELFEYFKQVYKPKNIAVILHDKDLNENGEYAKPHFHVSMSFENPMSLVAQANKINDVHQNFTAFNRQGRYNFENLFSDLCHRTKKSQSKFQYPPHDVRASFDYPEWLEQTKSSVSISRTVEINNLLEDFGQEVITLKDLRNRLTNLEFAKNERLIKSLRNSISEKRFELFKEEMITENKTIQAFYFFGDTGTGKTRDSKEKFADDCFVTGSNRDLFSNYDGQKTIIIDELRPETITYDELLKILDPFNFENVVGSRYFDKKLVAENIIITTPYAPYEFYNKVQGSDIIHIIKTEKGVVETVSSDNPDKPEQFYRRINIFKFEKEAIISIYFNDEVKSFEPLLNQQVKNKWSTEQTFTTKKELLDSSNKLFGGD, from the coding sequence ATGACAAAAAATCCAATTGATGATTTAAAAAGTAGAACAATCATGTATGAAAATCAAATCGAACACTTAGAAAAATTAGGTCTTCCTACAACTCGTGATGAACTATTTGAGTATTTCAAACAGGTATATAAACCAAAAAATATTGCTGTTATTTTACATGATAAGGATTTGAATGAAAATGGAGAATATGCAAAACCACACTTTCACGTTTCAATGAGTTTTGAAAACCCAATGTCACTTGTAGCACAAGCCAACAAAATTAATGACGTTCATCAAAATTTTACGGCATTTAATCGACAAGGTCGCTATAACTTTGAGAATTTATTTTCTGATCTTTGTCATCGGACAAAGAAATCACAAAGTAAATTTCAATACCCACCCCATGATGTTAGAGCTTCTTTCGATTATCCCGAGTGGCTAGAACAGACAAAGAGTTCAGTAAGTATTTCTAGAACCGTTGAAATCAATAATCTATTAGAAGACTTTGGACAAGAAGTGATTACTTTGAAAGACTTACGCAACAGATTAACAAATCTGGAATTTGCCAAAAATGAACGCTTAATTAAATCACTTCGGAATTCTATTTCAGAAAAGAGATTTGAACTCTTTAAAGAAGAAATGATAACAGAAAACAAGACAATTCAAGCATTTTATTTTTTTGGTGATACTGGCACTGGCAAGACAAGAGATTCTAAAGAAAAATTCGCAGACGATTGTTTTGTTACAGGTTCAAATCGTGATTTATTTTCTAATTACGACGGACAAAAAACAATTATTATAGACGAACTAAGACCTGAAACTATTACTTATGACGAGTTGCTAAAAATTTTAGATCCTTTTAACTTTGAAAATGTTGTTGGTAGTCGTTACTTTGATAAAAAGTTAGTGGCAGAAAATATTATTATTACAACACCCTATGCTCCATACGAGTTTTACAACAAAGTACAAGGTTCCGATATTATTCACATCATCAAAACTGAAAAAGGTGTTGTTGAAACTGTCAGTTCTGACAACCCTGATAAACCTGAACAGTTTTATAGACGCATTAATATTTTTAAATTTGAAAAAGAAGCTATTATCTCAATCTATTTCAATGACGAAGTAAAATCATTTGAACCTTTACTAAACCAACAGGTTAAAAACAAATGGTCTACAGAACAGACTTTTACAACTAAAAAAGAGCTACTTGATTCATCAAACAAGCTATTCGGAGGTGATTAA
- the guaA gene encoding glutamine-hydrolyzing GMP synthase, whose amino-acid sequence MTNVANMTTSEKVIVLDFGSQYNQLITRRIREFGVFSELMSHRITAAEVKEIAPKGIIFSGGPNSVYGEDAFKIDPEIFELGIPILGICYGMQLMTDHFGGTVEAASKKEYGQAFIDIQGDDTGLFNNLPTRQQVWMSHGDLVTKVPTGFEITATSADCPIAAMANKEKNFHAVQFHPEVRHSEYGNDLLRHFAFDICGCAGDWTMDSFIETEIAKIREKVGDKKVLLGLSGGVDSSVVGVLLQRAIGDQLTCIFVDHGLLRKGEGDQVMDSLSGKFGLNIIRVNAKDRFMEKLAGVSDPEQKRKIIGNEFVYLFDDEATKLDGMEFLAQGTLYTDVIESGTETAEVIKSHHNVGGLPDDMQFKLIEPLNTLFKDEVRALGIQLGMPEELVWRQPFPGPGLGIRVLGEITEEKLEIVRESDAILREEIAAAGLDRDIWQYFTVLPGIRSVGVMGDGRTYDYTVGLRAITSIDGMTADFARIDWDVLQKISVRIVNEVAHVNRIVYDITSKPPATVEWE is encoded by the coding sequence GTGACCAACGTTGCCAACATGACAACATCAGAAAAAGTAATCGTATTGGATTTCGGTAGCCAGTACAACCAATTAATCACTCGACGCATTCGTGAATTCGGTGTTTTCTCAGAATTAATGAGCCACCGCATCACTGCTGCTGAGGTTAAAGAAATCGCACCAAAAGGAATCATCTTCTCAGGTGGTCCTAACAGTGTCTACGGCGAAGATGCCTTCAAGATTGATCCAGAAATCTTTGAACTTGGTATTCCAATTCTAGGTATCTGTTACGGTATGCAATTGATGACTGACCACTTTGGTGGAACAGTTGAAGCTGCTAGCAAAAAAGAATACGGCCAAGCATTTATCGACATCCAAGGTGACGATACTGGCCTATTTAACAACTTACCAACTCGCCAACAAGTTTGGATGAGTCATGGTGACTTAGTAACAAAAGTCCCAACAGGATTTGAAATTACAGCTACAAGTGCTGATTGTCCGATTGCGGCAATGGCAAACAAAGAGAAAAACTTCCACGCTGTACAATTCCATCCAGAAGTCCGTCACTCAGAATATGGTAATGACTTATTACGTCACTTTGCCTTTGATATCTGTGGCTGTGCTGGCGATTGGACAATGGATAGTTTCATCGAAACTGAAATTGCAAAAATCCGTGAAAAAGTTGGCGATAAAAAAGTATTATTAGGACTTTCAGGTGGTGTGGATTCATCAGTTGTTGGGGTTCTTTTACAACGCGCTATTGGCGATCAATTAACTTGTATCTTTGTTGACCACGGTTTACTACGTAAAGGTGAAGGCGACCAAGTAATGGACAGCCTATCTGGTAAATTTGGCTTAAACATTATCCGTGTCAATGCCAAAGATCGTTTTATGGAAAAACTTGCGGGTGTTTCTGATCCAGAACAAAAACGTAAAATCATCGGTAACGAATTTGTTTACTTATTTGATGATGAAGCTACTAAATTAGATGGTATGGAATTCTTAGCACAAGGAACGCTTTACACAGACGTTATCGAAAGTGGAACTGAAACGGCTGAAGTGATCAAATCACATCACAACGTTGGTGGTCTACCTGACGATATGCAATTCAAACTAATTGAACCACTAAATACTTTATTTAAAGATGAAGTCCGCGCTTTAGGAATCCAATTAGGAATGCCTGAAGAATTAGTTTGGCGTCAACCCTTCCCAGGACCAGGTCTTGGTATCCGTGTCCTTGGTGAAATCACTGAAGAGAAATTAGAAATCGTTCGCGAATCTGATGCTATCTTACGTGAAGAAATCGCCGCTGCCGGTCTTGACCGTGACATCTGGCAATATTTCACTGTCTTACCAGGCATCCGTTCAGTCGGTGTGATGGGTGACGGTCGTACTTATGATTATACTGTTGGCTTACGTGCCATCACATCAATTGATGGGATGACAGCTGACTTCGCGCGTATCGATTGGGATGTCTTACAAAAAATCTCAGTTCGTATCGTCAATGAAGTCGCTCACGTTAACCGTATCGTGTATGATATTACTTCTAAACCACCTGCAACTGTTGAGTGGGAATAG
- a CDS encoding class I SAM-dependent methyltransferase, protein MTATNNHYYTNQPSTPHDLAEWEFVLKGKKFKFTTDSGVFSKKTVDFGSRVLIDAFSEADLPEGKILDLGCGYGPIGLSLAFQSERTVEMVDINERAVSLAQQNAIKNGIDNVEIHVSNIYESVEGTDYAAILSNPPIRAGKEVVHSILTEAYPRLAIGGTLTVVIQKKQGAPSAAKKMTEVFGNVATLTKDKGYYILQSTK, encoded by the coding sequence ATGACAGCAACCAACAATCATTATTATACTAACCAACCTAGCACCCCTCATGATTTAGCTGAGTGGGAGTTTGTTTTGAAAGGAAAGAAGTTTAAGTTTACAACCGATAGTGGTGTTTTTTCTAAAAAGACCGTCGATTTTGGGTCTCGTGTCTTGATCGATGCGTTTAGCGAGGCTGACCTTCCTGAAGGCAAGATTTTAGACCTAGGTTGTGGCTATGGTCCAATTGGTTTATCGCTTGCGTTCCAATCAGAACGAACAGTTGAGATGGTCGATATTAACGAGCGTGCCGTATCACTAGCACAACAAAATGCGATTAAAAATGGAATTGATAATGTGGAGATTCATGTTTCGAATATTTATGAGAGCGTGGAAGGAACAGATTATGCGGCTATCTTGAGTAATCCACCCATTCGGGCAGGTAAAGAAGTGGTTCATAGTATTTTAACAGAAGCCTATCCACGTTTAGCAATCGGTGGGACGCTGACAGTTGTGATTCAAAAGAAACAAGGCGCACCAAGTGCTGCTAAAAAAATGACCGAAGTCTTTGGTAACGTCGCAACCTTGACCAAAGATAAAGGGTATTACATCTTACAAAGCACTAAATAA
- the coaA gene encoding type I pantothenate kinase, which yields MNSSKKFHQFSREEWQRFYRNGIPPLTEEELQEIKSFNDRISLQDVQDIYMPLTHLIHIYMKEYESLQLSKGLFMQAYPGVTPFIIGVAGSVAVGKSTTARLLQMMLSRIFKRRNVQLVTTDGFLYPNAVLEEKGIMSRKGFPESYDMEHLIGFLEQVKSRKETIDIPVYSHDVYDIVEDETVTINEPDILIVEGINVLQLPTNEQIYISDFFDFSIYVDAEPELIEKWYLTRFGALLDSAFLEPDNFYYSYAIGDREEAFKMAKQVWKDVNLKNLEEYILPTRNNANVILHKTEHHQIDQVFMTKY from the coding sequence ATGAATAGCTCAAAAAAATTTCATCAGTTTTCTCGTGAAGAGTGGCAGAGATTTTACCGTAACGGTATTCCCCCTCTGACTGAAGAAGAACTGCAAGAAATCAAAAGTTTTAACGATCGCATCTCACTACAAGATGTGCAAGATATCTATATGCCGTTGACTCACCTCATCCATATATATATGAAAGAGTATGAATCATTACAACTTAGTAAAGGGTTATTTATGCAGGCCTATCCTGGTGTCACACCATTTATTATTGGTGTTGCTGGCAGCGTTGCTGTTGGCAAGAGTACAACCGCTCGTCTGTTACAAATGATGCTTTCACGAATATTCAAACGCCGGAATGTTCAACTTGTGACAACTGATGGCTTTTTATATCCTAATGCAGTCCTTGAAGAAAAAGGTATCATGTCTCGAAAAGGATTTCCTGAAAGTTATGACATGGAGCACTTAATCGGCTTTTTAGAACAAGTCAAAAGTCGCAAAGAAACCATCGACATCCCAGTTTATTCTCACGATGTTTATGATATCGTTGAAGATGAGACTGTCACAATCAATGAGCCGGATATTTTAATTGTTGAAGGCATTAATGTGTTACAATTACCTACTAACGAACAAATCTATATTAGCGACTTCTTTGATTTTTCCATCTACGTTGACGCTGAACCAGAATTGATTGAAAAATGGTATTTGACACGCTTTGGCGCGTTATTAGACTCTGCCTTTTTAGAGCCTGATAACTTTTATTATTCTTACGCCATTGGCGATCGTGAGGAAGCGTTCAAGATGGCGAAACAAGTCTGGAAAGATGTTAACTTGAAAAATCTTGAAGAATACATCTTGCCAACTCGTAATAACGCCAATGTCATTTTGCATAAGACGGAACATCATCAAATTGACCAAGTCTTTATGACAAAATATTAG
- a CDS encoding acyl-CoA thioesterase, which translates to MSNTERSVKFCRESRVIQTHRVFPTDLNSHGTLFGGKLMSLIDDTASISITRHARRNAVTASTDRLDFLHPIGENHSVCVETFVSGAGRKSMEIFAKIIGENLVTGERYLAGTCFMTFVAVPSVEKPETDFTVPLVQPETEEEIMVASGYEERRRRGLQELAFHEEFSKAVSLDVPWY; encoded by the coding sequence ATGAGCAACACAGAACGTTCTGTAAAATTTTGTCGCGAATCACGCGTCATTCAAACCCATCGAGTTTTTCCAACTGATTTAAATTCACACGGAACACTTTTTGGTGGAAAGTTAATGTCTCTAATTGATGATACTGCATCCATCTCAATCACACGCCACGCTCGCCGTAATGCTGTCACCGCTTCAACTGATCGTTTAGATTTTCTACACCCCATTGGCGAAAATCACTCTGTCTGCGTTGAAACATTTGTCAGTGGTGCTGGTCGTAAATCAATGGAGATTTTTGCAAAAATCATTGGTGAAAACTTAGTCACAGGTGAGCGTTATTTGGCAGGAACTTGTTTCATGACTTTTGTTGCTGTGCCATCAGTCGAAAAACCTGAAACGGATTTTACTGTACCACTTGTTCAACCTGAAACTGAAGAAGAAATAATGGTCGCAAGCGGTTATGAAGAACGCCGTCGTCGCGGATTACAAGAACTAGCTTTTCACGAAGAATTCTCGAAAGCCGTTTCATTAGATGTCCCTTGGTACTAA
- a CDS encoding DUF459 domain-containing protein → MTTLYLFGDSITAGYREGAITDALTKRVAVAFPELKIVNAGIPGDTTIDALKRIDQHVLRYEPSYVTVFFGANDVATYNHVSLETYLVNLREIIQWIGKDKVILLGTPYASQKIHGQDHRLEDIKRYSDGARAFAEMNDIPFIDMQTIMLEQSEPETLLQKDGLHFSSAGYELLAAQINVEVAKKVGK, encoded by the coding sequence ATGACAACATTGTATTTGTTTGGTGATAGTATTACGGCAGGCTACCGTGAGGGAGCAATCACAGATGCCTTGACAAAGCGAGTAGCTGTAGCCTTTCCAGAGTTAAAAATTGTTAATGCAGGGATACCTGGCGATACAACTATTGATGCCTTAAAGAGAATAGATCAACATGTTCTGCGTTATGAACCGAGTTATGTTACTGTCTTTTTTGGAGCTAACGATGTGGCGACATATAACCATGTCTCCTTAGAAACGTATTTGGTCAACTTAAGAGAAATTATTCAATGGATTGGCAAAGACAAGGTGATTTTACTAGGGACACCTTATGCTTCTCAAAAAATTCATGGGCAAGATCATCGGCTTGAAGATATCAAACGTTATTCTGATGGCGCGAGAGCCTTTGCTGAGATGAACGATATTCCGTTCATTGATATGCAAACTATTATGCTTGAACAATCAGAGCCAGAAACGTTGTTACAAAAAGATGGCTTACATTTTTCAAGTGCTGGTTATGAGTTGTTAGCTGCACAGATCAATGTCGAAGTCGCAAAGAAAGTAGGGAAATAA